The genome window aggggagagggaagggaagctATAGATTCACCATTGAGGAATGgagatgtaaaataaaaagaccTTAGAGACTACTGCCTTGGGAAAACCgaagaaacaaaattatctaAAGCCACAATATCATTTATAAGTAACAGAtaatctgaaaagaaataatcaagacataaaaaagaattgaaaaaagCAACAACTATAAGAAATGGAGACAATATTTATAAGCTATTTAAATCCACAGATATAAATTTGCTTAAATTAGGTAATAAAACGGAATTCttctgtttaattaaaaaaaaaaggaacactAGATTAATGCAATAAAAGTGGTAGTAAGGAGGGTTCAATGaatattaatttcaaaagaagacaagcctggcagaggagaaaagagaatatTATTATTGCATGACAGTAAACATAGTACTAAGTACTGTGTCAAATGAGGTGGTCACAACACCTGAAAAGAACTAAACTGATGGCTGATACTATCTTTCCTCCTTTGACTGTGAACCAGATCTGTATTAGCCAATGCTAAACACAGCAACACACCTTCTGCTCTACAAAAGAGAaatcagcagaggaaaatattttctgtcttcttgaGACTGTTGTTAAAGGGTCAGTGCATATTTAAAACTTCCCCAGATTCCAGTGGAATTCTGCTGATGCTCAAAGCAGCATTTATAGTCTGAGGACAACATTTTGATTATCTGAGCTATATATAAAAACACATGTCTGAAAGCCAAATTTAAGTTTACgctttaaaaaaacagagaaaaaaaaattcttactcTCTTTTGCGGTTTCTGTTGAAGAAATTGGCCCATTCGGAGCAGGTCTTTTTACTTCCCACCCAGAACACTGGAGATATGCCAACAATTAATGTCAGCAAATATTtcatcagaaacaaaaatatttctggtctTGCTAGTGCTTTTGCctagaagataaaaaaaattaataaatgcaaagaagaaaatatactcattgatttatttttttaaatgaagaaaacaaatacatttcttaAATGAGAGACTTTCTCCTTATGACTGTTGCTCTTTGTTGAGGCTTGTACTGTGGACAAACATCAGACATGTACAGACAAGTCAGATGTGTTAAGCTGAATATACACACAGAAGAGATCTGTCAGAAggaattgcttttcttttaaattgaaagGAAACGTAATTTTGGGAGTAATagtattaataaaaatgttctcCAGAGGTAAATATGAAAGATTTATCCCTTCAACTTAAAAGAAACAATAAgtggatcacagaatggtttgggttggaagggaccttaaagatcatcaacTTCCATCCCAGATGCCACAggcaggaacacctcccactagaccaggttgatCAAAGCCccattccagcctggccttgaacacttcagggATAAGGTATCCACAACTTCTTTGGCAAACCCGTTTCAGTGCCTCTCCACCTTCAAagtaaaggatttcttcctaatatcttcCTAATCTAAACTTACTCTCTTTTCAGTTCAAAGCTATTCCCCcgtgtcctgtcactacatgcccttgtaaaaagtctctcttcctctttcttgtaggctcccttcaggtactggaaggatTAGTTGGGAGTTAATCTGATTAGACAGCATCTtcaaggagctgcagggaacTGCACAGTAGCTGTTTATTGCAAATTTAATCCACCTATTTGCAGAGCTGTATCATAGGAGCTGAGACATTTAACCCAGTGAGAGATCATTATCTTCAGCAGTCATGCTGCAAGTTTAATTTATGCCACTTGTCTTATCTGCCAGACCCATCTATGAAAGCCACTATTTTTGTTAGCCAGGCAACATTAGCTACTTCAGtctggttttatttggttttcatCTGGCAAATGTAACAAAAGTCTACAAGCCAGCTCAGATAAGCCAAGGCCAAGCACACCACTTTGAGCTATTCCACAATTAGCACACGCTGTCTATCATAGGGACAGATCCCATAAAGTAGATCTTTGTGTAATATTTAATGTTGATATTTCTTCCTTCCAATGGGTTAATTAAAGGCTAAAAATACATGCTCTGTGTTATTATGCCAAGCTGTTATATTTAAGCACCACAAAACAAATttattgattatttttaaagcataaaagTCTTGTTTTCAAACTTGTATATTCTGAAGCATTTAGGTTTATACAGAGCTCAGAATAAAACCCACTGAAGTCAAAATACACTTGTTAAGAAACAGCATTGGAAGCCAAAATAACTAAGTAGTCTGTGAGCTGCGCTGCTCTCAGCCTACACTGACTTCAATCCAGAGGATACTAAATGGTGTTTAAGAATGAAAAAGGTCAATCCTGATCATTCAATAATGCCTGTATTTCTATTCCTCATTTTTAATGATAGTTTATTGCAGCAAAAAACATAGATGGGAAGTGTAATGCAATAAAAGATGACACAAGACACTTGCATTTTTAGTGATGCTGTCTTCTTATATATTTGTTcttaaatagaaagaaataatacGTGTCAGTATACAAAACTCCCTGCAACTGCAGAAAATTTATTCTACTGAACATAGgcagatttaatttaaaagtctTTCCAAAGAAGTTGGATCTTAAGAGGCAAATATTAAACACAATCACCTCCACAATTTtagttgaggtttttttctttatttgctttttgttttgattggtttttttaataaagaattctttgcatttctgaaaatcagCCTGCAAACTATAGctattgtggaaaaaaatatatgggAAATTTGTTCTGTAATTTCACATGGTTTACACTTCtacactttaaagaaaaaaaaaaagtgattctAAATCTGTGGTTAtaagcagcatttaaaatccaatttaGTCTAAATTTTTAAGAATCCTTATTTCAGCTTCAACCAAAATTGATGAAAATTCAACTTATGTACTTTGATAATGAGCTTGGCACTGAAGTACTAAGcaaatgctttcagaaacaaataTTGTGAAGAACAACCCTCCTCCATCACAATTGTAACATCAAGTTCAAAGATTGCAAAGAGCTATATATTCTGTTAGAGATGCAAGTTGAATTTAATTGCTGAATGCTACCAATTagattaaaattttcaaagcaaaaataatattCCATTGTTTTTTGACTTGAAAAGGAACTAATCACTCCATGTTTTTGAACTGATTACTCATTGCATGGCAGATATGCATAAGGGTTTTTGCTAATTAACTTTATAAAGGAAAATGTTACTTGCCTGATAAGGGCAAGGAATATGGTACTGGTCACAGTGGTCAAACACCCAAGTAGTTTCCCAGATCTTCCGATTCACCAGTTCATAAACGTAACATCCGAGAAGGGCTACAAGAGGCACCAAGTACAACCCACTGAAAACTCCAATTCGGATCATGAACTTCTTGAGCTTCTCCTGGTTCCTGCCGTCGTGCTGAATGACCTGCCGCACGTGGTTCAGAGAAATGATGCCAGCTAAAAGGAGAGAGAGACCGAAaaacacacagaggcacagcgGCAAAAGCACGAAGTACAGCGAGGCATCCAGGTCGTAGAGACCCACAAAACAAACTCCACTGATATTGTCCCCTTCCACTTTGTTCATTGCAAGGAGCATAATGGTTAGAAAACCAGGTATTCCCCAGGCAACTGCATGGAACCACATGGCCTTCTGTGCAATAGCTTCACAGCtccattttcttcctgctgcaaGGAACCAAGTGATGGTCAGAATCACCCACCATATAGTTCCTGCCATAGTGAAAAAGTACAAAACCATGAAAAGGACAGTACAGGCTTTGTTCTGGGAGCCAAGAACAACTGTTTCACCAATTTCTAACTTCTCATCTGCCTCATTACAGGCAGTTCTGTTCCCAAGTAAAAATCCAATAAAGTACATTAGAGAGACTATGCTGTAACAGACAGAATAATAGATGATTGGCCTCTCTGGGTATCTAAACCTTTTAACATCAATCAGAAAAGTTAGGAACGTGAACAGTGTAGCACAAAGACAAAAGATTGAAACTATTCCAATAAAACTTTTTGCCACATCCAATTCATAATTCTTGAAGTACATATTGGGACATGGGGGTGCACACTGATCAATTCCTAGAAACTTGTAGCCTTGTCCATTGGTAGTGTGTAGGTGTCGGGGACACCAGAATCCATAATCCCTTCGGATCTGGCTTGGGGTCTTCTGAGTTCCATGTATGTTTGTGGttacagcagcagtggcaggagcagcctcatcACAGTTGATTAACCTGAATAAGtaaagagaagaggaaatatCTCAATAGCCCTCATCCTC of Molothrus ater isolate BHLD 08-10-18 breed brown headed cowbird chromosome 1, BPBGC_Mater_1.1, whole genome shotgun sequence contains these proteins:
- the FZD6 gene encoding frizzled-6 isoform X2, which codes for MNLHCSPDVHTFLCRAFVPACLDQIHVIHPCRSLCEKVYSDCKQLMDTFGIAWPEELECTRLINCDEAAPATAAVTTNIHGTQKTPSQIRRDYGFWCPRHLHTTNGQGYKFLGIDQCAPPCPNMYFKNYELDVAKSFIGIVSIFCLCATLFTFLTFLIDVKRFRYPERPIIYYSVCYSIVSLMYFIGFLLGNRTACNEADEKLEIGETVVLGSQNKACTVLFMVLYFFTMAGTIWWVILTITWFLAAGRKWSCEAIAQKAMWFHAVAWGIPGFLTIMLLAMNKVEGDNISGVCFVGLYDLDASLYFVLLPLCLCVFFGLSLLLAGIISLNHVRQVIQHDGRNQEKLKKFMIRIGVFSGLYLVPLVALLGCYVYELVNRKIWETTWVFDHCDQYHIPCPYQAKALARPEIFLFLMKYLLTLIVGISPVFWVGSKKTCSEWANFFNRNRKRDPISESRRVLQESCEFFLRHNSKVKHKKKHYKSTSHRLKVISKSMGTSTGGTTNHGTSAVAITNHDYLSQETVAEIKSSPETSEKEMEADGASARRVEEGETSGDQMFPSAKLTVDQLERRNKADSTCHMSTLAESIKRVGEGRITPKNDFSESPSLQRSCSQIPDVPQSPSISLLVYSASDTRRELDSGNSSNP
- the FZD6 gene encoding frizzled-6 isoform X1, encoding MGALVFSATCSLLLALVQGHSLFTCEPITISRCSGMPYNMTFFPNLMGHYDQDTAARKMDPFLILMNLHCSPDVHTFLCRAFVPACLDQIHVIHPCRSLCEKVYSDCKQLMDTFGIAWPEELECTRLINCDEAAPATAAVTTNIHGTQKTPSQIRRDYGFWCPRHLHTTNGQGYKFLGIDQCAPPCPNMYFKNYELDVAKSFIGIVSIFCLCATLFTFLTFLIDVKRFRYPERPIIYYSVCYSIVSLMYFIGFLLGNRTACNEADEKLEIGETVVLGSQNKACTVLFMVLYFFTMAGTIWWVILTITWFLAAGRKWSCEAIAQKAMWFHAVAWGIPGFLTIMLLAMNKVEGDNISGVCFVGLYDLDASLYFVLLPLCLCVFFGLSLLLAGIISLNHVRQVIQHDGRNQEKLKKFMIRIGVFSGLYLVPLVALLGCYVYELVNRKIWETTWVFDHCDQYHIPCPYQAKALARPEIFLFLMKYLLTLIVGISPVFWVGSKKTCSEWANFFNRNRKRDPISESRRVLQESCEFFLRHNSKVKHKKKHYKSTSHRLKVISKSMGTSTGGTTNHGTSAVAITNHDYLSQETVAEIKSSPETSEKEMEADGASARRVEEGETSGDQMFPSAKLTVDQLERRNKADSTCHMSTLAESIKRVGEGRITPKNDFSESPSLQRSCSQIPDVPQSPSISLLVYSASDTRRELDSGNSSNP